One genomic region from Motacilla alba alba isolate MOTALB_02 chromosome 5, Motacilla_alba_V1.0_pri, whole genome shotgun sequence encodes:
- the RHOV gene encoding rho-related GTP-binding protein RhoV, which translates to MPPQELLDYAPALRRHSPSRGSGPELGIKCVLVGDGAVGKTSLVVSYTTNGYPDEYQPTALDTFSVQVLVDGAPVRIQLWDTAGQEDFDCLRSLCYPDTDVFLVCFSVVNPSSFQNITEKWIPEIRTHNPRAPVLLVGTQADLRDDVNVLISLDRYHVKPVPRPQAEGLADKIRAEAYLECSALTQKNLKEVFDMAIVSGVEHKARQEKKMTAKGIKTLSKCRWKKFFCFV; encoded by the exons ATGcctccccaggagctcctggattACGCGCCCGCCCTGCGGAGACACAGCCCGTCCCGGGGCAGCGGCCCGGAGCTGGGGATCAAGTGCGTGCTGGTGGGCGATGGCGCCGTGGGCAAGACCAGCCTGGTGGTCAGCTACACCACCAACGGGTACCCCGACGAGTACCAGCCCACCGCCCTCGACACCTTCTCCG TGCAGGTCCTCGTGGATGGAGCCCCAGTCCGAATTCAGCTGTGGGACACTGCTGGACAG GAGGACTTTGACTGTTTGCGCTCTCTTTGTTACCCTGACACCGACGTCTTCCTTGTCTGCTTCAGTGTGGTAAACCCAAGCTCCTTCCAGAACATTACAGAGAAATGGATCCCTGAGATACGAACTCACAACCCACGGGCGCCAGTGCTGCTCGTGGGGACACAGGCAGACTTGCGGGACGATGTCAATGTCCTCATCAGCCTGGATCGCTACCACGTGAAGCCTGTGCCCCGGCCTCAGGCAGAAGGTCTAGCTGACAAAATCCGGGCCGAAGCCTACCTGGAATGCTCAGCACTGACCCAGAAGAACCTTAAAGAAGTTTTTGACATGGCCATTGTCAGTGGTGTTGAACACAAGGCACGTCAGGAAAAGAAGATGACTGCCAAAGGCATCAAGACTCTCTCTAAGTGCCGCTGGAAGAAGTTCTTTTGCTTTGTCTGA
- the VPS18 gene encoding vacuolar protein sorting-associated protein 18 homolog — protein MASILDEYEDALHRSVSVPQGRASVGIPHSGYVNARLEKETPIFNKQRIDFAPPEKINSLVVSSNQLCMSLGKDTLLRIDLGKPDEPNQVELGRKDEAKVYKMFLDHTGSHLLIALNTSECLYLNRSVQKVRALSRWKGHLIESVGWNKFLGSETNTGPILVGTSQGQIYEAEISVSEGSLFSTNPDQYFRQVYTLEEESGPAPVCCLEIERGLEGKFFIIATTRKRLFQFVGKVPEGTEQQGFSSIFAMHADHLPSFREFPANLGFSEIAFYTPKLRSNPRSFAWMMGNGVLYGTLDYSRPDSILSDERVWVYPPDIDITVNKPISIVLTQFHFLLLLPDRVKAVCTLNGQVVFQDLFLEKFGLLTRMIKDPTVQQIWIHTEKVVFRYHVQRESRDVWKMYMNMNKFDLAKEYCKDRPECLDIVLAKEAEHCFQNKRYLDSAKCYALTQNYFEEIALKFIEAKQEEALMEFLIKKLSNLKPSEKTQTTLLTTWLTELYLNWLGILQGDPSQRNLYLDTREKFRTFLSSPKNKDCLFNNRASIYELLASHGDTEHMVYFAVIMQDYERVVAHHCQHDEYDEALNVLSRHRDEKLFYKFSPVLIQHIPKKVVDAWISMGSRLDARNLIPALVNYSQSASTQQINEAIRYMEFCVYQLEETQQAIHNYLLSLYALCRPDSLLSYLEQAGTNPNRIHYDLKYALRLCAEHGHHRACVHIYKVMELYEEAVDLALQVDVDLAKSCADLPEDDEELRKKLWLKIARHVVQEEKDVKKAMACLSSCALLKIEDVLPFFPDFVTIDHFKEAICNSLEDYNKHIEELKREMEEATQSAKRIREDIQEMRNKYGSVEPQEKCAACDFPLLNRPFYLFLCGHMFHYDCLLQAVFPNLPAYKQAKLEDLQKKLAATSQPSKSHHRPKDADTISLGKGQQSREQIKADIDDIVAAECVYCGELMIRSIDKPFIDPQKYEEEMQSWL, from the exons ATGGCGTCCATCCTGGACGAGTACGAGGACGCGCTGCACCGCTCCGTGTCCGTGCCGCAGGGCCGCGCCAGCGTGGGCATCCCGCACTCCG GATATGTCAATGCACGACTGGAGAAGGAAACGCCAATATTTAACAAGCAGAGGATTGATTTTGCTCCTCCAGAGAAAATTAACAGCTTAGTGGTCTCCTCTAACCAGCTCTGTATGAGCCTTGGGAAAGACACCCTTCTCAG gaTTGATCTTGGGAAGCCAGATGAACCTAATCAGGTGGAGCTGGGACGCAAAGATGAAGCCAAAGTCTACAAGATGTTTTTGGACCACACAG GCTCTCATCTCCTGATTGCTCTGAACACCAGCGAATGCCTTTACCTGAACAGAAGTGTTCAGAAAGTGCGGGCACTCTCCCGCTGGAAAGGACACTTGATTGAAAGTGTGGGCTGGAACAAATTTCTTGGTTCAGAAACCAACACAGGGCCTATCCTGGTGGGGACTTCCCAGGGACAGATCTATGAGGCTGAAATCTCTGTCAGTGAAGGAAGCCTCTTCAGCACTAACCCTGACCAGTACTTCCGACAGGTCTACACTCTGGAGGAGGAATCTGGACCTGCCCCAGTCTGCTGCTTGGAAATTGAACGAGGGCTAGAAGGGAAATTTTTTATTATAGCCACCACTAGGAAGAGACTCTTTCAGTTTGTTGGCAAAGTGCCTGAAGGGACAGAGCAGCAAGGCTTCAGCTCCATATTTGCCATGCATGCTGACCATCTGCCCAGCTTTCGGGAATTTCCAGCCAACTTGGGTTTCAGCGAGATAGCCTTTTACACTCCAAAACTGCGTTCCAACCCACGCTCCTTCGCCTGGATGATGGGAAACGGTGTTCTATATGGTACATTGGATTATAGTCGTCCTGATTCAATTCTGAGTGACGAACGGGTCTGGGTTTATCCTCCTGACATTGACATAACTGTGAACAAGCCAATATCCATTGTGCTTACCCAGTTCCActttctgttgctgctgcctGACCGGGTGAAGGCTGTCTGCACTCTGAATGGACAGGTTGTTTTTCAGGATCTGTTCCTGGAGAAGTTTGGCTTGCTGACACGCATGATTAAAGATCCCACAGTCCAGCAGATATGGATCCACACTGAGAAAGTAGTGTTCCGCTACCATGTCCAGCGGGAATCTAGAGATGTGTGGAAGATGTATATGAATATGAACAAATTTGATTTAGCAAAAGAGTATTGTAAGGACCGTCCAGAGTGTCTTGACATCGTGTTGGCCAAAGAGGCAGAGCACTGCTTCCAAAACAAGAGGTATCTGGACAGTGCCAAATGTTATGCGCTGACCCAGAACTACTTTGAGGAAATTGCTCTGAAGTTCATTGAAGCCAAGCAAGAAGAGGCCCTGATGGAGTTTCTGATTAAGAAGCTGAGTAACCTAAAGCCTTCAGAGAAGACACAGACTACTCTGCTGACCACGTGGTTGACAGAGCTGTACCTGAACTGGCTGGGCATATTGCAAGGAGATCCCTCACAGCGAAATCTCTATTTGGATACACGGGAGAAGTTCCGCACTTTCCTGAGCAGTCCTAAAAACAAAGACTGTCTTTTTAATAATCGGGCATCTATTTATGAGCTGTTGGCAAGCCATGGCGACACAGAGCACATGGTCTACTTTGCAGTCATCATGCAGGATTATGAGCGGGTAGTAGCTCACCACTGCCAGCACGACGAGTACGATGAGGCTCTGAATGTGCTGTCCAGGCACAGGGATGAGAAACTCTTCTACAAGTTCTCTCCGGTTCTCATCCAACATATTCCCAAGAAGGTGGTTGACGCTTGGATTTCTATGGGCTCTAGACTGGATGCCAGGAACCTCATTCCAGCCCTTGTTAACTACAGCCAGAgtgccagcacccagcagatCAATGAAGCCATCAGATATATGGAGTTCTGTGTCTACCAGCTGGAGGAAACCCAGCAAGCCATTCACAACTACCTGTTATCTCTTTATGCTTTGTGTCGGCCAGACTCACTGTTGTCATACCTGGAGCAAGCAGGAACCAACCCAAACAGGATCCACTATGACCTGAAGTATGCACTACGCCTGTGTGCAGAGCATGGGCACCACCGTGCATGTGTCCACATTTACAAAGTGATGGAATTATATGAGGAGGCTGTGGATCTCGCCTTACAG GTGGATGTTGATCTTGCCAAGTCCTGTGCAGATCTTCCTGAAGATGATGAGGAGCTCCGGAAGAAGCTGTGGTTGAAGATCGCTCGCCATGTTGTTCAGGAAGAGAAAGATGTCAAAAAGGCAATGGCctgcctctccagctgtgctctgctgaagATTGAAGATGTGCTGCCATTCTTTCCAGACTTTGTCACTATTGACCATTTCAAGGAGGCAATCTGTAACTCCCTGGAGGATTACAACAAGCACATTGAGGAGCTGAAAAGGGAGATGGAGGAAGCCACGCAGAGTGCCAAGAGGATCCGAGAGGACATCCAGGAAATGAGAAATAAGTATGGCTCTGTGGAGCCTCAGGAAAAATGTGCTGCTTGTGACTTTCCACTTCTAAACCGCcctttttaccttttcctgTGTGGTCACATGTTTCACTATGACTGTCTCCTCCAAGCAGTTTTCCCTAACCTTCCTGCCTATAAGCAGGCAAAACTTGAAGATCTTCAGAAGAAGCTGGCAGCTACCAGCCAGCCATCCAAGAGCCACCATCGTCCCAAGGATGCAGACACCATTAGCttggggaaggggcagcagagccgggAACAGATCAAAGCTGACATTGATGATATTGTGGCAGCTGAATGTGTGTACTGTGGTGAGCTGATGATCCGGTCCATTGACAAGCCTTTTATTGATCCCCAGAAGTATGAAGAGGAGATGCAAAGCTGGTTGTAA